A window of the Lactuca sativa cultivar Salinas chromosome 5, Lsat_Salinas_v11, whole genome shotgun sequence genome harbors these coding sequences:
- the LOC111878165 gene encoding uncharacterized protein LOC111878165 — protein sequence MEFRLPGFNAQLQQNQVHSMPSSSYTSFSNNAMKGGPVDIQREAIQRELEKEMIREKIIAEEVERFRVLQAEVRRRELMMGGGELMAMKGDNGFPSSFMPGTYWKPPPPPPSPPLHHHHYQLLTSFRNED from the exons ATGGAGTTCAGATTGCCAGGATTCAATGCGCAGCTGCAGCAAAATCAAGTCCATTCCATGCCGTCGTCAAGCTACACTAGCTTCTCCAACAATGCTATGAAAG GAGGACCAGTGGATATTCAGAGAGAGGCAATTCAGCGTGAACTTGAGAAGGAGATGATACGGGAGAAGATAATAGCGGAGGAAGTGGAGCGTTTTCGCGTTTTGCAAGCAGAAGTGAGGAGGAGAGAGTTGATGATGGGAGGTGGAGAGCTGATGGCAATGAAGGGCGATAATGGATTTCCATCGTCGTTTATG CCTGGAACTTACtggaaaccaccaccaccaccaccatcaccaccactccaCCACCATCATTACCAGCTTCTGACCAGTTTCAGAAACGAAGATTGA